Proteins encoded within one genomic window of Bradyrhizobium sp. 186:
- a CDS encoding K(+)-transporting ATPase subunit F produces the protein MTFDYSLAGAVSLGLLIYLTYALLRPERF, from the coding sequence ATGACCTTCGATTATTCGCTCGCCGGCGCCGTGTCGCTCGGTCTCCTGATCTACCTCACCTACGCGCTGCTGCGGCCCGAGCGGTTCTGA